A DNA window from Fragaria vesca subsp. vesca linkage group LG3, FraVesHawaii_1.0, whole genome shotgun sequence contains the following coding sequences:
- the LOC101308751 gene encoding ETHYLENE INSENSITIVE 3-like 3 protein-like, with protein sequence MGDLGEVGPEISSDIEEDLRCDNIAEKDVSDEEIDPEELERRMWKDRIKLKRIKEKQKLEAQMAAEKQKPKQSSDQARRKKMSRAQDGILKYMLKLMEVCKARGFVYGIIPEKGKPVSGASDNIRAWWKEKVKFDKNGPAAIGKYEAEILAMTDADTNRNGNSQSILQDLQDATLGSLLSSLMQHCDPPQRKYPLEKGIPPPWWPTGNEDWWVKLGIPHGQSPPYKKPHDLKKMWKVGVLTAVIKHMSPDIAKIRRHVRQSKCLQDKMTAKESAIWLGVLSREEALIRQPSSDNGTSGITEMLCRGRGEKHATASGNSDYDVDGTDKELIDAGSVSSKDDRRTELIDVEPSSNLRNGTTTNRVQGKEKGEKRTKRKRSPVRPSSDDQLPAPIVSEHMHVEPINALLDINHTDAQMIGFPIHEDHQENVSVTTLRPQVHDLGVQALPASGFNYYADVPDDGALATTQSMHVGGTPMLYYGVQSAEMHHGNMFDLYNPSAEYVPGHERQQSQIVMNEPQIGPADGVPIQTVRNGNEITGGDLPFYKDPFLSEQDRMVDPNFDLGVIFNSPFRPDLGFEGTASFDDELDVMSYFAA encoded by the exons ATGGGTGACCTTGGAGAGGTTGGACCTGAAATTAG TTCGGATATAGAGGAGGACTTGAGGTGTGATAATATAGCGGAGAAAGATGTTAGTGATGAGGAGATTGATCCGGAAGAGCTTGAGAGACGAATGTGGAAGGATCGAATCAAACTCAAAAGGATCAAGGAAAAGCAGAAGCTTGAGGCCCAAATGGCTGCGGAAAAGCAGAAGCCCAAGCAGTCATCTGATCAGGCTCGAAGGAAGAAAATGTCGAGAGCACAAGATGGGATTCTAAAGTATATGTTGAAGTTGATGGAAGTGTGCAAAGCTCGTGGATTTGTGTATGGTATAATTCCTGAGAAGGGCAAGCCAGTAAGCGGTGCTTCTGATAACATCAGAGCTTGGTGGAAAGAAAAAGTGAAGTTTGATAAGAATGGCCCTGCAGCCATAGGCAAGTATGAAGCGGAGATTCTTGCCATGACTGATGCAGACACTAACCGAAATGGTAATTCCCAGAGCATCCTCCAAGATCTACAAGATGCAACTCTTGGTTCTCTACTGTCTTCGTTGATGCAACATTGCGACCCCCCTCAAAGGAAGTATCCATTAGAAAAGGGAATTCCTCCCCCTTGGTGGCCAACAGGGAATGAAGATTGGTGGGTGAAATTAGGGATACCCCATGGTCAGAGTCCTCCTTATAAGAAGCCACATGACTTAAAGAAGATGTGGAAAGTTGGGGTGTTAACAGCTGTGATAAAGCACATGTCCCCTGATATTGCAAAGATAAGGCGGCATGTCCGCCAGTCAAAATGCTTACAGGATAAGATGACAGCAAAGGAGAGTGCAATTTGGTTGGGGGTTCTAAGCCGAGAAGAAGCCCTCATCCGGCAGCCCAGTAGTGATAATGGGACATCTGGCATAACTGAGATGCTATGTCGTGGCCGTGGTGAAAAGCATGCTACTGCTAGTGGTAATAGTGATTATGATGTTGATGGCACTGATAAGGAGTTAATCGATGCCGGATCTGTTTCATCCAAAGATGACAGGAGGACTGAGCTGATAGATGTAGAGCCATCTAGTAATCTACGCAATGGTACTACGACTAATCGTGTCCAAGGTAAAGAGAAAGGTGAAAAGCGAACGAAGAGAAAAAGGTCTCCTGTAAGACCAAGCTCTGATGATCAACTTCCTGCACCAATTGTGAGTGAGCATATGCATGTTGAACCAATAAATGCTTTGCTTGATATAAACCACACTGATGCACAGATGATTGGATTTCCAATTCATGAAGATCATCAGGAAAATGTTTCAGTCACAACTTTACGGCCACAAGTGCATGATCTTGGTGTCCAAGCATTACCAGCGTCCGGGTTTAACTACTATGCTGATGTACCTGATGATGGTGCACTTGCAACGACACAGAGCATGCATGTGGGTGGAACACCCATGCTTTATTATGGGGTGCAAAGTGCTGAGATGCATCATGGAAATATGTTTGACCTTTATAATCCATCTGCAGAATATGTGCCCGGTCATGAGAGGCAGCAGTCTCAGATTGTGATGAATGAACCTCAAATTGGACCAGCAGATGGAGTCCCTATACAAACAGTTAGAAATGGAAATGAGATTACTGGAGGAGATTTACCCTTCTATAAGGACCCATTTCTGAGTGAGCAAGACAGAATGGTCGATCCTAACTTTGATCTTGGGGTAATATTCAACAGCCCATTCCGACCTGACCTTGGATTTGAGGGCACTGCTTCATTCGATGATGAACTGGATGTGATGTCATACTTTGCAGCATAA
- the LOC101301573 gene encoding lysine-specific demethylase 8-like, which yields MALPAASTALSAADSDLHLPTPTLDSESSALLHTVSEHGGYAYVSMASRAAAGDVRAAEAAREMAWEQLHSGPWHSVLPVWRDAYAMACLHVAKLHFAAGEFSDALRALDMGLLMGGPLFKSDLHSAVSKVSAKSRARVSEENGPNLDRRLVRDDLKASEMVGVLPPKSLSCKMVVKKSGLSLEGFLREHFLPGSPVILTDCMGHWPARTKWNDMDYLLRVAGDRTVPVEVGKNYLYPEWKQELITFSQFLERIRGTDSSSGVPTYLAQHSLFDQINELREDICIPDYCCAGGGELRSTNAWFGPAGTITPLHHDPHHNVFAQVVGKKYIRLYRASLSEELYPHTETMLCNSSQVDLDNIDEKEFPKVQDLEFLDCILEEGDMLYIPPKWWHYVRSLTTSMSVSFWWSDYDGSATS from the exons ATGGCCCTCCCCGCCGCCTCCACCGCCCTCTCCGCCGCCGACTCCGACCTCCACCTCCCCACCCCGACCCTCGACTCCGAGTCCTCCGCCCTCCTCCACACCGTCTCCGAGCACGGCGGCTACGCCTACGTCAGCATGGCCTCACGCGCCGCCGCCGGCGACGTACGCGCGGCGGAGGCGGCTCGCGAGATGGCCTGGGAGCAGCTCCACTCCGGGCCCTGGCACTCTGTCCTCCCCGTCTGGCGCGACGCTTACGCAATGGCCTGCCTGCACGTCGCCAAGCTTCACTTCGCCGCCGGTGAGTTCTCCGACGCCCTCCGCGCTCTCGACATGGGCCTCCTCATGGGGGGACCGCTTTTCAAATCGGATCTCCACTCCGCCGTGAGCAAAGTCTCCGCGAAATCCCGCGCTAGGGTTTCCGAGGAAAACGGCCCCAATTTGGACCGCCGGTTGGTCCGTGACGACCTCAAAGCATCGGAG ATGGTTGGAGTTTTGCCTCCAAAATCACTATCTTGTAAAATGGTGGTGAAGAAGTCTGGTTTATCTTTGGAAGGGTTTTTGAGAGAGCATTTCTTACCGGGATCGCCGGTTATTTTGACTGATTGTATGGGGCATTGGCCGGCCAGGACTAAGTGGAATGACATGGATTACCTGTTAAGAGTTGCCGGTGACCGGACGGTGCCGGTTGAG GTTGGGAAAAATTACTTGTACCCAGAGTGGAAGCAAGAGCTTATTACGTTTTCGCAGTTTCTTGAGAGGATTCGGGGTACTGACTCTTCCTCTGGTGTCCCGACATATCTTGCTCAGCACTCATTGTTTGATCAG ATAAACGAGCTGCGTGAGGACATATGTATTCCAGACTATTGCTGTGCTGGTGGTGGGGAACTAAGGTCCACTAATGCTTGGTTTGGCCCGGCTGGGACTATAACCCCTTTACACCATGATCCACACCATAATGTGTTTGCTCAG GTAGTTGGGAAGAAGTATATTAGGCTCTATCGTGCTTCATTGTCAGAGGAACTCTATCCACATACTGAAACCATGCTTTGCAACTCAAGTCAG GTTGATCTAGACAACATAGATGAGAAAGAATTCCCCAAGGTGCAGGACTTGGAATTTCTAGACTGCATTTTAGAGGAAGGTGACATGCTTTATATCCCACCAAAGTGGTGGCACTATGTGCGGTCTCTGACAACTAGTATGTCAGTTAGCTTTTGGTGGAGTGATTATGACGGTTCAGCTACTTCTTGA
- the LOC101301860 gene encoding TMV resistance protein N-like, with protein MASSSQVTSGSPTSSDPCWKYDVFLSFRGIDTRKGITIDIYDGLNRRGIKAFMDDPDLKVGDAISRTLIEAIEGSRFAIVVLSQNYASSTWCLEELREICECMKDQSRILPLFYHVDPTDVRYQKRSFEEAFSNHETSGRHGTEKVKQWRDALNKVANFSGWNTNDYKTHKELVNVIVEFVSTKVVPDAIESTGDFKVFKATRQAMDEVQEALKEYNVTAIGVYGMGGVGKTTLVEHVSAQARKSGSFDYVTKCVVSQNPSFGILQDALAEQLGFKLHEETEIGRSARLHKEIMRRTKILIILDDIWEGMKLSRVGIPSHKELQKCNSKVLLTTRIRNVCHAMECQRKITLNILSEQDSWALFVSKARKSFESSTFEDVAKKVAGECRGLPIALVTVARALGDKELVDWRRAAQRLEKSQTANPDDKGEAFKCIKLSYDYLEDEDYKSYFLLCCLFAEDYDIPIKDLFRYGIRTRLFRDAETLMEAREEADSVVKHLKYSCLLLDSEKDGCVMMHDVVRDAAIQIVQSEDEFFVKTGCGLEDWPRNLHTGYLAISLMWNYISKLPKNLNSLQTDIKVA; from the exons AAAGCATTCATGGATGATCCAGATCTTAAAGTCGGGGATGCTATTTCTCGCACGCTCATAGAAGCAATTGAAGGGTCAAGGTTTGCAATTGTTGTTCTCTCGCAGAACTATGCTTCTTCTACTTGGTGTTTGGAGGAACTTAGAGAGATTTGTGAGTGCATGAAAGACCAGAGCAGAATTTTGCCACTTTTTTACCATGTTGATCCTACTGATGTTCGATATCAGAAGAGGAGTTTTGAAGAAGCTTTCTCTAATCATGAAACCTCTGGGAGACATGGAACAGAGAAGGTGAAGCAATGGAGAGATGCTTTAAACAAAGTGGCCAATTTCTCCGGGTGGAATACAAATGATTACAA GACTCACAAAGAACTTGTTAACGTCATTGTGGAATTTGTCAGCACGAAAGTTGTACCTGATGCAATTGAGTCCACAGGAGATTTCAAAGTGTTTAAAGCAACAAGACAGGCCATGGATGAGGTTCAGGAAGCCCTTAAAGAGTACAACGTCACTGCCATTGGTGTCTACGGCATGGGAGGAGTTGGCAAGACAACCTTGGTGGAACATGTCAGTGCACAAGCCCGGAAAAGTGGGAGTTTTGATTATGTGACTAAGTGTGTCGTATCCCAAAATCCTAGTTTTGGAATCCTTCAAGACGCATTGGCAGAGCAGTTGGGCTTCAAATTACATGAGGAAACAGAAATTGGAAGATCCGCTAGGTTGCATAAGGAGATAATGAGACGAACAAAGATTCTTATAATCCTGGACGATATTTGGGAGGGAATGAAGTTATCAAGAGTAGGAATTCCAAGCCACAAGGAACTTCAAAAGTGTAATTCCAAAGTCCTACTGACCACAAGGATAAGGAATGTTTGTCATGCCATGGAGTGCCAAAGAAAGATCACACTCAACATTCTCTCAGAACAAGATTCTTGGGCCTTGTTTGTGAGCAAAGCAAGAAAGTCTTTCGAGTCGTCCACTTTCGAGGATGTGGCAAAGAAGGTTGCTGGAGAATGTAGAGGTCTACCGATTGCATTGGTCACAGTTGCAAGGGCGCTCGGAGATAAAGAGTTGGTGGATTGGAGGAGAGCAGCTCAGCGACTAGAGAAGTCGCAGACTGCCAACCCTGATGATAAGGGAGAAGCATTTAAATGTATAAAATTAAGCTATGATTACTTGGAAGATGAGGACTACAAGTCATACTTCTTGCTCTGTTGCTTATTCGCAGAAGACTATGACATCCCTATAAAAGACTTGTTCAGGTATGGGATCAGAACAAGATTGTTTCGAGATGCCGAAACACTCATGGAGGCAAGAGAGGAAGCTGATTCCGTTGTCAAGCATCTGAAATATTCTTGCTTGCTTTTGGATAGTGAAAAAGATGGATGCGTAATGATGCATGATGTTGTCCGGGATGCAGCCATTCAAATTGTGCAATCTGAAGATGAGTTTTTTGTGAAAACCGGCTGTGGTTTAGAGGATTGGCCACGTAATTTACATACAGGCTACCTTGCAATCTCACTAATGTGGAATTATATTAGCAAGCTTCCCAAAAATCTG AATTCCCTCCAAACTGATATCAAAGTTGCATGA
- the LOC101308450 gene encoding multiple C2 and transmembrane domain-containing protein 2-like produces MQKPPQSTDFALKETSPNIGAGSITGDKLSCTYDLVEQMQYLYVRVVKAKDLPGKDVSGSCDPYVEVKLGNYKGVTRHFEKKSNPVWNQVFAFSKDRIQASILEAVVKDKDVVVDDFMGRVIFELNDIPKRIPPDSPLAPQWYRLDDRKGVRVKGELMLAVWMGTQADEAFPDAWHSDAATVGPEGVNNIRSKVYLSPKLWYVRVNVIEAQDLLPTDKSRYPEVFVKVVYGNQALRTRISQSKSINPMWNEDLMFVAAEPFEEPLFLTVEDRVGSGKDEVLGKCVIALQNVQRRLDHKPVNTRWFNLEKHAIVDGEQKKEIKFASRIHLRVCLDGGYHVLDESTHYSSDLRPTAKQLWKPSIGILELGVISAVGLMPMKAKDSQGTTDAYCVAKYGQKWVRTRTIVDNFTPKWNEQYTWEVFDPCTVISIGVFDNGHIHGGDKGGKDSRIGKVRIRLSTLEADRVYTHSYPLLVLHPSGVKKMGEIQLAVRFTCSSLVNMLHMYSHPLLPKMHYIHPLSVIQLDSLRHQAMQIVSMRLNRAEPPLRKEVVEYMLDVDSHMWSMRRSKANFFRIMGVLSGVIAVGKWLDQICNWKNPLTTILIHVLFIILVLYPELILPTIFLYLFLIGIWNFRWRPRHPPHMDTRLSHADAAHPDERDEEFDTFPTSRPSDIVRMRYDRLRSIAGRVQTVVGDMATQGERFQSLLSWRDPRATTLFVTFCLIAAIVLYVTPFQVVSLLTGIYVLRHPRFRHKLPSAPLNFFRRLPARSDSML; encoded by the coding sequence ATGCAGAAGCCTCCGCAGTCTACAGATTTCGCTTTAAAGGAGACCTCGCCCAACATTGGGGCGGGGTCGATCACAGGTGACAAGCTCTCTTGCACCTATGATCTTGTTGAACAGATGCAATACCTTTATGTTCGGGTGGTAAAAGCCAAGGATTTACCTGGAAAAGATGTAAGTGGTAGTTGTGATCCTTATGTTGAAGTGAAACTTGGTAACTACAAGGGAGTCACTAGGCATTTCGAGAAGAAGTCTAACCCTGTATGGAATCAAGTATTTGCTTTCTCCAAAGATCGAATTCAAGCTTCCATTTTGGAAGCTGTGGTAAAAGACAAGGATGTTGTGGTTGATGATTTCATGGGGAGGGTTATATTTGAACTAAATGACATACCGAAACGCATTCCACCTGACAGCCCTTTGGCACCACAATGGTATAGGCTGGATGATCGAAAAGGTGTTAGGGTAAAGGGAGAGCTGATGTTGGCAGTTTGGATGGGAACTCAAGCTGATGAAGCATTTCCTGATGCTTGGCATTCAGATGCTGCAACAGTTGGGCCAGAAGGTGTGAATAACATTCGATCAAAGGTGTACCTCTCCCCTAAGCTTTGGTATGTAAGAGTTAATGTAATTGAAGCTCAGGATTTGTTGCCTACTGACAAGAGTAGGTACCCCGAAGTTTTTGTGAAGGTTGTCTATGGGAATCAGGCATTGAGGACTAGAATATCACAGAGTAAAAGTATCAATCCTATGTGGAATGAGGATTTGATGTTTGTTGCTGCTGAACCATTTGAAGAGCCTTTGTTTTTGACTGTGGAAGATAGAGTGGGATCAGGCAAAGATGAAGTCTTGGGGAAGTGTGTCATTGCTTTACAGAATGTGCAGCGGAGGTTAGACCATAAACCTGTTAACACAAGGTGGTTTAATCTAGAGAAGCATGCAATTGTAGATGGGGAACAGAAGAAAGAGATTAAGTTTGCTAGCAGGATTCATTTAAGGGTTTGTTTGGATGGCGGGTATCATGTTCTGGATGAGTCGACACACTACAGTAGTGACCTTAGGCCTACAGCAAAGCAGTTGTGGAAACCAAGCATTGGGATTTTGGAGCTCGGGGTTATAAGTGCAGTGGGACTGATGCCAATGAAGGCGAAAGATAGCCAAGGAACCACAGATGCTTATTGTGTAGCTAAATATGGGCAGAAATGGGTTCGAACAAGGACTATTGTGGATAATTTTACTCCCAAGTGGAATGAGCAGTACACATGGGAGGTCTTCGACCCGTGTACTGTCATTTCAATTGGGGTTTTTGACAATGGTCATATACATGGGGGTGATAAAGGGGGAAAGGATTCAAGAATTGGGAAGGTAAGGATACGGCTATCTACACTTGAAGCTGACAGGGTTTACACACATTCCTATCCTCTTCTTGTCCTGCATCCTTCCGGCGTGAAGAAAATGGGCGAAATTCAACTGGCAGTGAGGTTTACATGCTCGTCTTTGGTTAATATGTTGCACATGTATTCACATCCTTTGTTGCCAAAAATGCACTACATTCATCCATTGTCTGTAATTCAGCTAGATAGCTTGAGGCATCAGGCTATGCAGATCGTCTCAATGAGGCTCAATCGGGCTGAACCACCACTGAGGAAAGAGGTGGTGGAGTATATGCTAGATGTTGATTCGCATATGTGGAGCATGAGAAGAAGCAAGGCCAACTTTTTCAGAATAATGGGAGTTTTAAGTGGGGTGATTGCAGTAGGAAAATGGCTCGATCAAATCTGCAACTGGAAGAATCCTCTTACAACCATTTTGATTCATGTCCTTTTCATCATATTGGTTCTTTATCCGGAACTAATTCTTCCCACTATTTTTCTTTACCTGTTCCTGATCGGCATTTGGAACTTCAGATGGAGGCCAAGACACCCTCCTCACATGGACACCAGGCTATCTCATGCTGATGCTGCTCATCCTGATGAACGTGATGAAGAGTTTGACACATTCCCAACTTCACGGCCATCAGACATTGTTCGAATGAGGTATGATCGACTGAGAAGTATAGCAGGGAGGGTTCAGACTGTTGTTGGTGATATGGCAACTCAAGGCGAAAGATTTCAGTCTCTTCTGAGTTGGAGAGACCCAAGAGCAACCACTTTGTTTGTTACTTTCTGTCTGATTGCTGCCATTGTTCTCTATGTGACGCCATTCCAAGTTGTGAGTCTTCTAACAGGAATTTATGTGTTGAGGCATCCCAGGTTCCGCCACAAGCTTCCTTCAGCACCACTCAACTTCTTTAGAAGGTTGCCTGCAAGATCAGACAGTATGCTATAA
- the LOC101309334 gene encoding uncharacterized protein LOC101309334 gives MNLVEFDICIGGFYEPDKTKLHDRHRHISIRWDVMISHLPEWFRDEIMKKAETLRHYQCQRLIDIFVESEHGRLQGLKHLHIVGSSIQDITEADPAITWVPRKPVLENLEELHLDQVDCAELCADQVDWSLFKLKVLKVKDCYNWGNILLPSTLLERLPNLEELIVRWTDGSEYMFGYEALLVLRQLKLKKIKLYGLATVSICEGPAPPAMLQNLQSLSITKCKLEGSLFTSDVAQCLSQLNSLELRICPLLERIVEASNKKTVFPKLKRLHLEGLPMLYYESATFDIECPELEECFLRRCPKFSASSFDFHSRKQVQFRRYL, from the exons ATGAATTTGGTTGAGTTTGATATATGTATTGGTGGTTTCTACGAGCCAGACAAGACGAAGTTACATGATCGACATCGTCATATCTCAATACGCTGGGATGTCATGATCAGTCACTTACCGGAGTGGTTTCGCGACGAGATAATGAAGAAAGCAGAGACGCTTCGCCACTATCAGTGCCAAAGGTTAATCGACATATTTGTGGAATCTGAGCATGGGAGGTTACAGGGACTGAAGCATCTGCATATAGTGGGTTCCAGTATTCAAGACATCACGGAGGCGGATCCCGCAATAACATGGGTTCCAAGAAAGCCTGTGTTGGAGAATTTGGAAGAGTTGCATCTGGATCAAGTGGATTGTGCAGAGTTGTGTGCCGATCAAGTGGATTGGTCTCTATTCAAGTTGAAGGTATTGAAGGTAAAAGATTGTTACAACTGGGGGAATATACTTTTACCATCTACATTGTTAGAGAGACTACCAAATTTGGAAGAATTAATTGTTCGTTGGACGGACGGGAGTGAATATATGTTTGGGTATGAAGCCTTGCTTGTGTTGCGACAATTAAAGTTGAAAAAGATAAAATTGTATGGTCTAGCAACAGTAAGCATATGTGAGGGACCTGCTCCGCCTGCGATGCTCCAGAATCTTCAAAGTTTGTCCATTACCAAATGCAAGTTGGAGGGAAGTCTCTTCACCTCTGATGTTGCTCAGTGTCTTTCTCAGTTGAATTCCTTAGAATTAAGGATATGCCCACTGTTGGAAAGGATAGTTGAAGCAAGCAACAAGAAGACCGTCTTTCCAAAATTGAAGCGATTACATTTGGAGGGACTTCCAATGTTGTACTATGAAAGTGCTACTTTTGATATTGAGTGTCCTGAATTGGAAGAGTGCTTTCTGCGGAGGTGCCCCAAGTTTTCAGCCTCTTCATTTGACTTCCACAGCAGGAAACAAGTCCAATTCAGACG GTACTTATAG